In the Augochlora pura isolate Apur16 chromosome 7, APUR_v2.2.1, whole genome shotgun sequence genome, GGTTATACTGCAAAACTGGTATGTTTATCTCTTTCTGTGCATCATTAAGGATATAACATTTTCAGTCTTAGCTGTAAATTGTTACTGTCGTTATAGAAAGGAACATGGAACGGCATGTCCATTACAGACCCGTTCAGACTTCCAGAAGCAGTAGTTGTAATGGCTATAGAAGGAATAGACTCACTAGATATACCAAAAGGTACAAGATTTCctttaaatgttaatgaaGGTGAAGAAACTACATGGCAAGCTTTCAGACAACGTCTTGATGAAAGAGATGACGATAATATCTTAGTAAGAATCTATTTGGGTGATGGTCTCGATGCTGTAAGTATTACAAGagaagtaataatttaatattttcaacaaattgtaACTTTTCTTATGAATTGCATCTAGTTAGGACAGTCAGCTCTTGGAGAACTAAAACCAACTCCCATTAATGAAACATCTTTGAAAGCATTGAACTTGAGAAAGGATGAAGACAGAAAATTCCTTGAAGAAGTGCAACTGCTGCATGCAATTGCAAAGAAAGCACCTTCTGCCATTAAACCAGACTCGAAGCCTGATGTTTATTGGTTGGTTGTGTCTGGTTTGAAACCTGTTTACGATTTATATGGAAGCAACTCTCCTAGTTATCAGGAGGCTTCGACCTTGCTGTACAATGCTTTGAACATGGTTCGTGATGCATTCAACGAAGCTTACGATGGCCAGGTATTGATTAGtaatcttaaccctttgcactcggcacGATTCTGGACGCTGGCTACCAGCTACTCGACGCTATTTTGTGGCGGAAACGTCCATTTACAAACCCTCATatgatttagtataattttcgaACCAAGCAACGTATTATAATGGTATCGGACTTATGTGAATCGGGTAACATCGAGGAATGTATATTcgcaaaaaaatcaatattttattgtttataattttgtacagtgtgataaattttgaaacactccCCAATACGCATTGTAGGCATATTAGTGCACGTttggcaataataatttgtttgacgCCTGCCACCAGGTGTGGTCCCGTTTGGAACAAACTATACAATCTCGTTTTCTTTGTCCCACATCGGGAATATGTAGTTTATTGTCTAATCTGGTGTCTTCAAGAGATGTAGATGGACGCCTTCTCGATGCATGAAAATCACCCCTCAACTGGTCAATAAGTGTCTTGACGAACTTGTGGTGCGTCAAtggcgtttcattatttgtttgtgTGAGAtccgatatattatttaagagTTAATTACACACATTTCCAACCCCCAAAAAAATAACTTCCTCCATCATTTCAGTGACTTACGGAGGAAACAATATGTCGAAGCGTATTGATCTGCACGTTCTCGTCTCGCTCTCGTCGCTCACAAAACACGCTGACATTTCTTATATATAGCTtagtaattttactatattttgatttgaCTTGTACCATTTCAAAAGGAAACTTCAGAGAAACATGCATGTCTCAAAAAGTTGCGCTGAAATAACTCAATTCCGCGTAAtcactaataaactttaatgtcccctctcaggggacattcGAGTGATatgctagaattacgatgtcccctgagaggggacagccgagtgcaaagggttaatagcaagataaaattaaaattatctaattaataatgttttgtCTAAGGTATTAACTGTGGCCTTCACAAACAATGCAAGTAAAGTGCACCACATCCGTTCCATCACTCTTGGAAGGCAGAAACGAGACGTCACTCAACCAAAGGTTCGTATTTGAAATTGCATAACATATACATCAAACATAACTTTATAATGAATAAGGatttaaatacatacatttattattgacACCTGATCGGAGTTCAGAGACTAGATACTGTAGTGAAatgtcattttaaaaatacaaacataATCACAGAATTGTatccatacttaattatttattttattaaatgtttt is a window encoding:
- the Atp6ap2 gene encoding ATPase H(+)-transporting accessory protein 2 isoform X1, with translation MIKTLFCIVAVLAAVEADGDFVVLHSPNTVQFNGQGEVEQSLLTEVFTAALGYTAKLKGTWNGMSITDPFRLPEAVVVMAIEGIDSLDIPKGTRFPLNVNEGEETTWQAFRQRLDERDDDNILVRIYLGDGLDALGQSALGELKPTPINETSLKALNLRKDEDRKFLEEVQLLHAIAKKAPSAIKPDSKPDVYWLVVSGLKPVYDLYGSNSPSYQEASTLLYNALNMVRDAFNEAYDGQVLTVAFTNNASKVHHIRSITLGRQKRDVTQPKQNDQEGEEKKVGDEEPSNTDYASTNEPISDTRDTTVYSDSGVTEIDQDQNNMGENMNSNTQITGQEIKNLSKQYSHNYPIIFNIILWFGVVFVFSLLAICIAIADMDPGRDSIIYRMTSNRMKKDN
- the Atp6ap2 gene encoding ATPase H(+)-transporting accessory protein 2 isoform X2 — protein: MIKTLFCIVAVLAAVEADGDFVVLHSPNTVQFNGQGEVEQSLLTEVFTAALGYTAKLKGTWNGMSITDPFRLPEAVVVMAIEGIDSLDIPKGTRFPLNVNEGEETTWQAFRQRLDERDDDNILVRIYLGDGLDALGQSALGELKPTPINETSLKALNLRKDEDRKFLEEVQLLHAIAKKAPSAIKPDSKPDVYWLVVSGLKPVYDLYGSNSPSYQEASTLLYNALNMVRDAFNEAYDGQVLTVAFTNNASKVHHIRSITLGRQKRDVTQPKEIKNLSKQYSHNYPIIFNIILWFGVVFVFSLLAICIAIADMDPGRDSIIYRMTSNRMKKDN